From Pontibacter actiniarum, a single genomic window includes:
- a CDS encoding SCO family protein has protein sequence MKSAPYPLLFALALGFAACQQEEHSCCVKPNTTANRTTTAAAQPVGALTDMSLYNLSSSWSNQNGEDLKLEKLQGKTQLVAMIYTSCGYACPRTVADLKVLENRLSKYSSDELGIVLVTMDPARDTPAVLKDFAASNSLSPDRWTLLTSTPDNIQELAALLNVKYKNDLKGNISHSNIITLLNAQGEIVHQQEGLGTDPAETVKAVEGLRINL, from the coding sequence AAGCGCCCCCTATCCCCTCCTCTTTGCCCTGGCTTTAGGCTTTGCCGCCTGCCAGCAGGAAGAACACAGCTGCTGCGTAAAACCAAACACTACAGCCAACCGCACCACAACTGCCGCGGCCCAGCCAGTTGGTGCCCTGACTGATATGTCGCTGTACAACCTTAGCTCTAGCTGGAGCAATCAAAACGGTGAAGACCTGAAGCTAGAAAAGCTGCAAGGGAAAACCCAGTTGGTGGCTATGATCTATACCAGCTGCGGCTATGCCTGCCCCAGAACAGTGGCCGACCTGAAAGTGCTGGAAAACCGCCTCAGCAAGTATAGCTCCGATGAACTAGGTATTGTGCTCGTCACCATGGACCCTGCCCGCGACACACCTGCCGTACTTAAGGACTTTGCCGCCAGCAACAGCCTGTCACCTGACCGCTGGACGCTGCTCACCAGCACCCCCGACAACATACAGGAACTGGCTGCCTTGCTGAACGTGAAGTATAAAAACGACCTGAAAGGCAACATCTCCCACTCTAACATTATCACCCTACTGAACGCCCAGGGCGAGATCGTGCATCAACAGGAAGGCCTTGGCACTGACCCTGCTGAAACGGTAAAAGCAGTTGAAGGGCTTAGAATTAACTTGTAA
- a CDS encoding erythromycin esterase family protein — protein sequence MSNYSITRLGVILFTILFLLLHLASCRAKLAPTIAAKETPATIKLRFTEPDTTESYIQADQFTSLDLHDYENFKKQIKPLLDEMASKKVVSLGEGTHGSREFYKARFWITRLLVEEYGFDKIAFETDYADAYLLNEALQGGNQEHKQLMKTYLLSIWQNKEVEELLKWIQARNTANTDKIDLLGIDHPFVLYDARMIQELTAMGAHKATATMAKSFERLAIYQDSIWNNTNKEGFTYNAKEWFRNGVKAYQLLDSIEGAVPALNLAAKDKDKLEGVLLNAKLAYDAFYQYDRFKRESSRDSCMAEMASWIVRGEGDKLIIWAHNIHAGKQEVTMSGYPVGGMGAYISRKFPDGYYVLGMGTAGGSFAATTDRVITKQSPMASYTLQPATAGSLEGELEQVPAAAFYLTAATLAKLPEKLPHWAVGFGTDSGKDSYVRASVAKLYDAFIFIKETNAATPLAGTDSLLVNKP from the coding sequence ATGAGCAATTATTCTATCACCCGATTAGGCGTTATACTTTTTACAATTTTGTTTCTTCTGCTACACCTTGCGAGTTGCAGGGCAAAGCTAGCACCTACCATAGCGGCAAAAGAAACTCCAGCCACTATTAAGCTGAGGTTTACAGAACCCGATACGACCGAGAGTTATATCCAGGCAGATCAGTTTACCTCTCTGGACTTACACGACTACGAAAACTTCAAAAAACAAATCAAACCACTGCTGGACGAGATGGCCAGTAAAAAAGTAGTATCGCTGGGAGAGGGGACGCACGGAAGCCGTGAGTTCTACAAAGCTCGGTTTTGGATAACGCGCTTGCTGGTAGAGGAATATGGATTTGACAAAATAGCATTTGAGACAGATTATGCAGATGCTTACCTCTTAAATGAGGCACTGCAGGGAGGAAATCAGGAGCATAAGCAGCTGATGAAGACTTACCTTCTAAGCATCTGGCAGAACAAAGAAGTTGAGGAATTATTAAAGTGGATACAGGCTCGAAACACAGCAAACACTGATAAAATAGACCTACTAGGTATCGACCATCCCTTTGTTTTATACGATGCCAGGATGATACAGGAGCTGACAGCAATGGGCGCGCATAAAGCAACAGCCACAATGGCAAAGAGTTTTGAGAGGCTAGCAATCTACCAAGACTCTATTTGGAACAACACAAATAAAGAAGGCTTTACTTACAACGCGAAAGAGTGGTTCAGGAACGGAGTGAAAGCGTATCAACTACTTGATAGCATAGAAGGAGCTGTTCCTGCACTAAACCTTGCAGCCAAGGATAAAGATAAATTGGAGGGGGTGCTGCTAAATGCAAAGCTGGCGTATGATGCTTTTTACCAATATGACCGTTTTAAACGTGAGAGCTCCCGCGACAGCTGTATGGCAGAGATGGCTAGCTGGATAGTAAGAGGAGAGGGTGATAAACTTATTATCTGGGCACATAACATTCATGCAGGCAAGCAAGAAGTAACTATGAGTGGCTATCCTGTAGGAGGCATGGGAGCCTACATTTCTCGAAAGTTTCCGGATGGCTACTATGTGTTAGGTATGGGCACTGCCGGAGGAAGCTTTGCTGCAACAACAGACAGAGTTATAACAAAGCAGAGCCCTATGGCCAGTTATACTTTACAACCTGCTACGGCCGGATCTTTGGAAGGAGAGCTGGAACAGGTGCCTGCCGCCGCTTTTTATCTTACCGCAGCAACACTGGCTAAACTTCCAGAGAAGCTTCCCCATTGGGCGGTTGGGTTTGGCACTGATAGCGGAAAAGACAGCTACGTTAGAGCAAGTGTTGCCAAGCTATATGATGCCTTTATTTTTATTAAAGAGACCAATGCCGCTACTCCTCTTGCTGGCACAGATTCTCTGTTGGTAAACAAACCGTAG
- a CDS encoding sensor histidine kinase: MKYTAAISAAKKWTSFPFIFELLIWLLYVCLYKYGYYLNTESIVVSREENFPFISVMGYAVASTLYLIPLYRYIAPYLLDKSRYGLLGMITVLYLAYISKASYLLVSYAFLSINTNPALTQFYQQHFRIALQQSMILLRGWDLQILLMDLLAFGSVVFVQYGYKNQQERLQSEQRQRQLEKDNFALQLSMLKAQLQPHFLFNTLNSLYGLSLTGSRDTPRYILLLSQMMQYILYECDKERQPLEQERTFLENYFELEQLKFPSASIDFKYTSPAGNILIPPLLFLPLVENSFKHGSHRATDHAAIHASLTSEENCIRFRIENDIFSAPTLGKQPGGIGLVNLRQRLALYYPNRHQLVTMEKANKYVAELTINL; encoded by the coding sequence ATGAAGTATACGGCCGCAATATCTGCCGCTAAAAAGTGGACATCTTTTCCTTTTATTTTTGAACTCCTGATATGGCTGCTTTATGTATGCCTCTACAAGTATGGCTATTATCTGAACACAGAAAGTATCGTAGTTTCCAGGGAAGAAAACTTTCCGTTTATCTCCGTGATGGGGTACGCTGTGGCTTCTACACTTTACCTTATCCCGCTTTACAGGTACATCGCCCCTTACCTGCTGGATAAGAGTAGGTACGGTTTGTTGGGAATGATCACAGTTTTATACTTGGCCTACATTTCAAAAGCAAGTTACCTGCTAGTCAGCTATGCCTTTCTGTCGATCAATACAAACCCGGCGCTTACACAGTTTTACCAGCAACATTTTAGGATAGCTTTACAGCAAAGCATGATTCTGCTGAGAGGCTGGGACCTGCAGATTCTGCTCATGGACCTACTGGCGTTCGGCTCTGTTGTGTTTGTGCAGTATGGCTATAAAAACCAACAAGAGCGGCTCCAAAGCGAGCAACGGCAGCGTCAGTTAGAAAAAGACAACTTTGCGCTGCAGCTAAGCATGCTAAAAGCACAACTACAACCGCATTTCCTGTTCAACACCCTGAACAGCCTTTACGGGCTAAGCCTGACTGGTTCACGAGATACGCCACGGTATATCCTGCTGCTTTCCCAGATGATGCAGTATATTTTATATGAATGTGATAAAGAACGTCAGCCCCTAGAGCAGGAGAGAACTTTTCTGGAAAACTATTTTGAGCTGGAACAACTGAAGTTTCCATCGGCTTCCATAGATTTTAAGTATACATCACCTGCTGGTAATATCCTGATTCCTCCCCTTCTGTTCCTGCCCTTGGTAGAGAACAGCTTTAAACACGGCAGCCACCGCGCCACAGACCATGCAGCCATACATGCCAGCCTTACCAGCGAAGAAAATTGCATCCGCTTCCGTATTGAAAATGACATCTTTTCGGCCCCTACTTTAGGTAAGCAACCCGGAGGAATAGGCTTAGTGAACCTGCGCCAACGGCTTGCTCTCTACTACCCTAACAGACACCAGCTCGTTACTATGGAAAAGGCCAATAAGTATGTTGCCGAGCTGACAATTAATTTATAA
- a CDS encoding LytR/AlgR family response regulator transcription factor, translating to MIKCLLVDDEPLAHQVLEHYIAQIPALVVVGKCRHAIEAHEFLSSNTVDLLFLDVEMPLVNGIHFLKTTPQAPKTILTTAFKAYAYEGYELDVVDYLLKPFSFERFSKAIEKYYQSTSQNQVAPTQEKHLLVKDLKGLTKINYNDVLYIEARKDYMQIVTTTKTYLLHETMKALAAQLADENFVRVHRSYLVALEQIKFLQNDVLTLCNGTKIPIGSAYKQELLDKFKR from the coding sequence ATGATCAAATGTTTGCTTGTAGATGATGAACCGTTAGCCCACCAGGTACTGGAGCATTATATTGCTCAAATACCTGCACTTGTAGTGGTAGGAAAATGCCGGCATGCCATAGAGGCACATGAGTTCTTGAGCAGCAATACTGTTGATCTTTTATTCCTGGATGTGGAGATGCCTCTTGTAAATGGTATTCATTTCCTGAAGACAACACCTCAGGCTCCTAAAACCATTCTGACGACAGCTTTTAAGGCCTATGCTTATGAGGGCTATGAACTGGATGTTGTGGACTACCTGCTAAAGCCTTTTTCTTTTGAGCGCTTCTCCAAAGCCATTGAGAAGTATTATCAATCTACTTCCCAAAATCAAGTTGCGCCTACTCAAGAAAAGCACCTGCTGGTAAAAGACCTAAAGGGCTTGACAAAGATTAACTACAACGATGTTCTCTACATTGAAGCCCGCAAAGACTACATGCAGATTGTCACCACAACTAAAACCTATCTGCTGCACGAAACCATGAAAGCACTGGCCGCACAGTTAGCTGATGAAAATTTTGTACGGGTACATCGCTCCTACTTAGTTGCCCTTGAGCAGATAAAATTTCTTCAGAACGATGTGCTTACGCTGTGCAACGGCACAAAAATCCCTATTGGAAGCGCCTACAAGCAAGAGCTGCTTGATAAGTTTAAAAGATGA
- the ilvC gene encoding ketol-acid reductoisomerase translates to MATINFGGVDETVITRDEFPLDKARQVLRDETIAVIGYGVQGPGQALNLRDNGFNVIVGQRQDSSSWEKAKSDGWIEGETLFPIEEAAAHGTIIANLLSDAGQIAVWPTLKERLTPGKTLYFSHGFGITFKEHTSIVPPAEVDVILAAPKGSGTSLRRLFLSGGGLNSSFAVYQDATGKAYEKAVAMGIGIGSGYLFETDFKKEVYSDLTGERGVLMGALAGIIEAQYQVLRQRGHSPSEAFNETVEELTQSLVPLVGENGMDWMYANCSVTAQRGALDWKGRFREATLPVLNELYDSVASGKEAERTIQRGSTQGYRQELEAELAELRESELWQTGATVRQLRSLSK, encoded by the coding sequence ATGGCAACTATCAACTTCGGAGGAGTAGACGAAACCGTTATTACCCGCGACGAATTTCCGCTGGACAAGGCGCGCCAAGTGCTGAGAGACGAAACCATTGCCGTGATCGGTTACGGAGTGCAGGGGCCGGGGCAGGCGCTGAACCTACGAGACAATGGCTTTAACGTAATAGTGGGCCAGCGCCAAGACTCCTCCTCCTGGGAGAAAGCTAAGAGTGACGGCTGGATAGAGGGCGAAACGCTTTTCCCGATAGAGGAGGCGGCCGCACACGGAACGATCATCGCTAACCTACTGTCGGATGCCGGGCAGATAGCAGTGTGGCCCACACTGAAAGAAAGGCTCACCCCGGGTAAGACGCTGTACTTCTCGCACGGCTTTGGCATTACATTTAAGGAGCACACCAGCATTGTGCCGCCTGCTGAGGTGGACGTGATTCTGGCAGCACCGAAAGGCAGCGGCACCAGCCTGCGCAGGCTGTTCCTGAGTGGCGGCGGCTTGAACTCTTCTTTTGCTGTATACCAGGATGCCACCGGCAAGGCGTACGAAAAGGCAGTGGCGATGGGTATTGGCATCGGCTCCGGCTACCTGTTTGAAACTGACTTCAAAAAAGAAGTGTACAGCGACCTCACAGGTGAGCGCGGTGTGCTGATGGGCGCACTGGCCGGTATCATAGAGGCACAGTATCAGGTGCTGCGGCAGCGTGGGCACTCGCCATCGGAGGCGTTTAACGAAACGGTGGAAGAACTGACCCAAAGCCTGGTGCCGCTGGTGGGCGAGAACGGCATGGACTGGATGTACGCTAACTGCTCGGTAACGGCACAGCGCGGTGCTTTGGACTGGAAAGGCAGGTTTAGGGAGGCCACTTTGCCGGTACTCAACGAGCTGTACGACAGCGTGGCTTCGGGCAAAGAAGCAGAACGCACGATACAGCGCGGCTCCACGCAGGGCTACCGCCAGGAGCTGGAGGCTGAGCTTGCCGAGCTGCGCGAATCGGAGTTATGGCAGACAGGTGCTACGGTGCGCCAGCTCCGATCACTAAGTAAATAA
- the ilvN gene encoding acetolactate synthase small subunit has protein sequence MRNENHTQKEEFNITVYTENHIGLLTRIAIIFSRRKINVESLNTSPSEVEGIHRFSIVMTETAETVRKIAGQIEKQVGVLKVYFNTNQDVVWQEMALYKVPTDVIAERAVVERLLRENGARAVVIRKDYTVFETTGHREETDNLLRVLEPYGLIEFVRSARIAIIKDSEGFHRKLQEFEQSEPHDEVVENEYLSSREKVFTM, from the coding sequence ATGCGTAATGAGAACCATACCCAAAAAGAGGAGTTCAACATCACGGTGTACACCGAAAACCACATCGGGCTCCTCACCCGTATCGCCATCATTTTCTCCCGGAGAAAGATCAACGTGGAGAGCCTTAACACGTCTCCCTCCGAAGTTGAGGGTATCCACCGCTTCAGTATCGTGATGACAGAAACAGCGGAAACGGTGCGCAAGATTGCCGGGCAGATAGAGAAGCAGGTGGGCGTGCTGAAAGTATACTTTAACACTAACCAGGACGTGGTCTGGCAGGAGATGGCGCTTTACAAGGTGCCTACCGACGTCATTGCCGAGCGTGCCGTGGTGGAGCGCCTGCTGCGGGAGAATGGGGCCCGCGCGGTGGTGATCCGGAAGGACTACACCGTGTTCGAAACCACCGGCCACCGGGAGGAAACAGACAACCTGCTCAGGGTGCTGGAGCCCTACGGCCTGATTGAGTTTGTGCGCAGCGCCCGCATCGCCATCATCAAAGACAGCGAGGGCTTCCACAGAAAGCTGCAGGAGTTTGAGCAAAGCGAGCCGCACGATGAGGTGGTGGAAAACGAGTACCTCAGTAGCCGCGAAAAAGTCTTCACCATGTAG
- the ilvB gene encoding biosynthetic-type acetolactate synthase large subunit, whose amino-acid sequence MLTKEKQATALPKQATSISGAEAVILALLEEKVDTVFGYPGGAIMPVYDALFDYTDRLNHVLVRHEQGGIHAGQGYARASGKVGVVFATSGPGATNLVTGLADAQIDSTPLVCISGQVYAHLLGTDAFQEIDILNITTPVTKWNYQVANAEEIPDVLAKAFYIAKSGRPGPVLIDITKNAQLQQFEFSGYQPCQHIRSYRPKPVVRQEYILQAAELINQAQKPFILWGQGVMLGAAEKEFRAFVEKSGIPAAWTIMGAGALPSRHPQNVGMLGMHGNYGPNVLTNECDVLIAIGMRFDDRVTGRLDKYARQARIIHLDIDPTEIGKNVPVTVPVWGDCKETLPLLTELVEPRQHTAWLQQFRRYNEQEIEAVIQEELFPTSEEMTMGEVVQQLNELTGGDAIVVSDVGQHQMVACRYASLNHTRSNITSGGLGTMGFALPAAIGAKYGAPERTVVAVIGDGGFQMTLQELGTIMQSGADVKLLILNNRFLGMVRQWQELFHERRYSFVDIASPDFVKVADGYGISGKSVSKREELRGALQQMLSHQGSYLLEVMVTKENNVFPMVPQGCSVSEIRLS is encoded by the coding sequence ATGTTAACGAAAGAGAAGCAAGCCACAGCCTTGCCTAAGCAGGCAACATCAATTTCCGGGGCAGAGGCGGTTATCCTTGCGCTGCTGGAGGAAAAAGTAGACACCGTTTTCGGCTACCCGGGCGGGGCTATAATGCCGGTGTATGATGCCTTATTTGACTATACGGACAGGCTAAACCATGTGCTGGTGCGCCACGAGCAGGGAGGCATCCACGCCGGACAGGGCTACGCCCGCGCCTCCGGCAAGGTAGGGGTGGTGTTTGCCACCAGCGGCCCCGGCGCCACCAACCTGGTTACCGGCCTGGCCGACGCACAGATCGACAGCACTCCGCTTGTCTGCATCTCCGGCCAGGTGTATGCGCATTTGCTGGGAACCGATGCCTTCCAGGAAATCGACATTCTGAACATCACAACCCCGGTTACCAAATGGAATTACCAGGTAGCCAACGCCGAGGAGATACCCGATGTACTGGCAAAGGCCTTCTACATTGCCAAAAGCGGGCGTCCGGGCCCGGTGCTGATCGATATCACCAAAAATGCGCAGCTGCAGCAGTTCGAGTTTAGCGGCTACCAGCCCTGCCAACATATCCGCAGCTACCGCCCGAAACCCGTTGTGCGACAGGAGTACATTCTGCAGGCAGCGGAGCTAATCAATCAGGCCCAAAAGCCATTTATACTTTGGGGGCAGGGGGTGATGCTGGGCGCGGCAGAAAAAGAGTTCAGGGCTTTTGTTGAGAAGAGCGGTATCCCGGCCGCCTGGACCATTATGGGTGCAGGGGCACTCCCCAGCAGACACCCGCAGAATGTGGGCATGCTGGGCATGCACGGCAACTACGGTCCCAACGTGCTCACCAACGAATGCGATGTGCTTATTGCCATCGGGATGCGCTTTGATGACCGCGTTACCGGGCGGCTGGACAAGTACGCCCGGCAGGCCCGCATCATCCACCTCGACATAGACCCCACTGAGATCGGCAAGAACGTGCCCGTAACAGTGCCGGTGTGGGGCGACTGCAAAGAAACCCTGCCGCTTCTGACGGAGCTGGTTGAGCCTAGGCAGCATACAGCATGGCTACAGCAGTTTCGCAGGTACAACGAGCAGGAAATCGAGGCGGTGATACAGGAGGAACTGTTCCCGACCTCCGAAGAGATGACCATGGGGGAGGTGGTGCAGCAGCTGAACGAACTCACCGGTGGCGATGCCATTGTGGTGTCGGATGTGGGGCAGCACCAAATGGTGGCCTGCCGCTACGCCAGCCTCAACCATACCCGCAGCAACATCACCAGCGGTGGCCTGGGCACGATGGGTTTTGCCCTGCCCGCCGCCATTGGTGCTAAGTACGGCGCGCCAGAGCGAACCGTGGTGGCCGTAATCGGCGACGGCGGTTTTCAGATGACGCTGCAGGAGTTGGGTACTATTATGCAGTCTGGGGCGGATGTAAAGCTCCTGATCCTCAACAACCGCTTCCTAGGGATGGTGCGCCAGTGGCAGGAGCTCTTCCACGAGCGCCGCTACTCCTTTGTGGACATCGCCAGCCCGGACTTTGTAAAGGTGGCGGATGGCTACGGCATCAGCGGCAAAAGTGTGAGCAAACGGGAAGAGCTAAGGGGGGCGCTGCAGCAAATGCTCTCACACCAGGGCTCCTACCTGCTGGAGGTGATGGTGACCAAAGAGAACAACGTGTTTCCGATGGTGCCGCAGGGCTGTAGTGTAAGTGAGATCAGGCTGAGTTAG
- the ilvD gene encoding dihydroxy-acid dehydratase, translating into MALNKYSRIYTQDESLPASQAMLIGSGLSEEDLRKPFVGICSTGFDGNTCNMHLNGLADEVKKGVSQFGMVGLRFNTIGVSDGITNGTPGMRYSLVSREVIADSIETITGAHNYDALACVVGCDKNMPGSLMAMARLNRPALMVYGGTIKGGDFKGQKLNIVSCFEAYGKKLNGAISEEDYKGIIRNACPGPGACGGMYTANTMASAAEALGMSVPFSSSSPAASAEKQAECLQTGQYLLRLLERDIKPRDILVREAFENALVLITVLGGSTNAVLHLIAIAHAAGIKLTLQDFQAVSDRVPVLADLKPSGKYLMEDLSALGGVPAVMRTLLNEGLLTGDLLTVTGETLAENLAHVKPLGAEQDLLRPLSNPIKVDGHIQTLYGNLAPKGAVAKISGKEGHRFEGPAIVFNSEDELNEGITQGKIQAGQVVVIRYVGPKGGPGMPEMLKPTSAIMGAGLGDKVALITDGRFSGGTHGFVIGHVCPEAYDGGTIALVENGDLITLDAKANTVHLHVEEALLQLRRSNWRRPETVVGQGVLLKYLKTVSDASNGCITDLEEAHVNEREASHSLA; encoded by the coding sequence ATGGCTTTAAACAAGTACAGCCGCATCTATACGCAGGACGAGAGCCTGCCGGCCTCACAGGCCATGCTCATTGGCTCCGGGTTGTCGGAAGAAGACCTGCGGAAACCTTTTGTAGGCATCTGCTCCACCGGCTTCGACGGAAACACGTGCAACATGCACCTCAACGGGCTGGCCGATGAGGTAAAGAAGGGGGTGAGCCAGTTCGGAATGGTAGGCCTGCGCTTCAATACCATCGGGGTGAGCGACGGCATCACCAACGGCACGCCTGGCATGCGCTACTCCCTCGTGTCCCGCGAGGTAATCGCAGATTCCATCGAAACCATCACCGGTGCACATAACTATGACGCCCTCGCCTGCGTGGTGGGTTGCGATAAAAATATGCCCGGTTCTCTGATGGCCATGGCACGCCTGAACCGCCCGGCGCTGATGGTGTACGGCGGCACGATAAAGGGCGGCGACTTCAAAGGGCAAAAGCTTAACATCGTTTCCTGCTTCGAAGCCTATGGCAAGAAGTTGAATGGGGCTATCTCAGAAGAAGATTACAAAGGCATTATCCGGAACGCCTGCCCCGGGCCGGGTGCCTGTGGCGGTATGTACACAGCCAACACCATGGCCTCGGCTGCCGAAGCATTGGGTATGTCCGTACCGTTCTCTTCTTCCTCTCCGGCGGCCAGTGCGGAAAAACAGGCCGAGTGCCTGCAAACAGGCCAATACCTGCTGCGCCTGCTGGAGCGCGACATCAAGCCGCGGGACATCCTGGTGCGCGAAGCCTTTGAGAATGCACTTGTTCTGATTACCGTACTCGGCGGCTCCACCAATGCGGTGCTGCACCTGATTGCCATCGCACACGCGGCGGGCATAAAGCTCACGCTGCAGGATTTTCAGGCTGTGAGTGACCGGGTGCCGGTACTGGCCGACCTGAAGCCGAGCGGCAAGTACCTGATGGAGGATCTGTCGGCTTTGGGTGGCGTGCCCGCTGTGATGCGCACCCTGCTGAACGAAGGCTTGCTGACAGGAGACCTGCTGACGGTGACAGGCGAAACACTGGCCGAAAACCTGGCACATGTAAAACCGCTCGGGGCGGAGCAAGACTTGCTGCGCCCGCTCTCGAACCCGATCAAAGTGGATGGACACATCCAGACGCTATACGGCAACCTGGCTCCCAAAGGGGCAGTGGCCAAAATCTCAGGCAAGGAGGGCCACCGGTTTGAGGGGCCAGCTATAGTGTTCAACTCAGAAGATGAACTTAACGAGGGTATTACACAGGGCAAGATACAGGCCGGCCAGGTCGTCGTTATCCGCTATGTAGGTCCCAAAGGTGGCCCGGGCATGCCCGAGATGCTGAAGCCTACCTCTGCCATCATGGGTGCCGGGCTTGGTGATAAGGTGGCCCTGATCACCGACGGCCGCTTCTCCGGCGGCACCCACGGCTTTGTGATCGGCCACGTTTGCCCGGAAGCTTATGATGGCGGCACAATCGCCCTGGTGGAGAACGGGGACCTGATCACGCTCGACGCCAAGGCCAACACCGTGCACCTGCACGTGGAGGAGGCGCTGCTACAGCTGCGGCGCAGCAACTGGCGAAGACCCGAGACTGTCGTGGGGCAGGGGGTGCTACTCAAGTACCTGAAAACGGTAAGCGATGCGAGCAACGGATGTATCACTGATTTAGAGGAAGCCCATGTTAACGAAAGAGAAGCAAGCCACAGCCTTGCCTAA
- a CDS encoding branched-chain amino acid transaminase, with protein sequence MYFNSETIVFLDGQFVKATAATCSAYAQTLHYGYSVFEGIRSYATPAGTHVFKAKEHYERLHYSCKAVGLPLAYSVEALTELTYQLLEENNLQDAYIRPLVYAAAPNMSLTEARESSLLLAAWEWGKYLGDKTLRLMVSPYERPNPKAVPIEAKVAGHYVNSIIASSDAKAKGYDEALLLDMNGFVAEGPGANFFYEKDGELFTAPPGSILRGITRNTILTLAREAGITVHERFFTPDTLREADAAFMTGTAAEVIGVQSVDEYVFPKPYEQSLGAFLAGRYTELVTGKLTPAL encoded by the coding sequence ATGTACTTTAACAGTGAAACCATCGTCTTCCTGGACGGCCAATTCGTGAAAGCCACCGCGGCAACTTGTTCTGCTTATGCCCAGACACTTCACTACGGCTACTCCGTTTTTGAAGGTATCCGGTCGTACGCCACGCCGGCAGGCACCCATGTATTCAAGGCGAAAGAGCATTATGAGCGGCTGCACTACTCCTGCAAGGCAGTCGGCTTACCCCTTGCCTACTCCGTCGAAGCGCTGACTGAGTTAACCTATCAACTGCTGGAGGAGAACAACCTGCAGGATGCTTACATCCGACCGCTGGTGTATGCCGCCGCGCCAAACATGAGCCTGACAGAAGCGCGGGAAAGCAGCCTGCTGCTGGCGGCGTGGGAGTGGGGCAAGTACCTGGGCGATAAAACCCTGCGCTTGATGGTATCGCCGTATGAGCGGCCAAATCCGAAGGCAGTTCCCATTGAGGCGAAAGTAGCTGGCCACTACGTTAACTCCATTATCGCCAGCTCTGATGCCAAGGCCAAAGGCTATGACGAGGCCCTGCTGCTGGACATGAACGGCTTTGTGGCGGAGGGCCCCGGGGCTAACTTCTTCTATGAGAAAGACGGGGAGCTGTTCACCGCCCCTCCCGGCAGCATCCTGCGTGGCATTACCCGCAACACCATCCTAACGCTGGCGCGCGAAGCGGGTATTACGGTACACGAGCGGTTCTTTACCCCCGATACGCTGCGTGAGGCCGATGCCGCCTTCATGACCGGTACCGCTGCAGAAGTGATAGGGGTACAGTCTGTCGATGAATATGTATTTCCGAAGCCTTACGAGCAAAGCCTGGGGGCTTTCCTGGCCGGCCGCTACACGGAGTTGGTTACGGGCAAGTTAACACCTGCCCTGTAA
- a CDS encoding SDR family NAD(P)-dependent oxidoreductase, protein MDLQNKKVLITGGSAGIGKAIIKELAQRGVKQIAVVGRRQEALDALKEEFTAVDFLTTRSNVAKPEDLDNAVAAVAAAWGELDMLINNAGVVSAGLLSELSDEDIINQININVTGLILLTKKALPLLTKSKEAAIMNMSSGYGYIAMPFYSVYAATKAAVGQFSDAMRRELHQYPIHVMTVYPSATDTDMMKTAVVSEMDTAEDVAKAAVAGLLQGEINVILGGKQREEQIKVNFLEPKKIDAFAAANYEQLRERTKQHRSM, encoded by the coding sequence ATGGACCTACAGAATAAAAAAGTTTTAATCACGGGCGGAAGCGCCGGAATAGGGAAAGCAATTATCAAGGAACTTGCGCAGCGCGGTGTAAAGCAGATAGCGGTGGTGGGCAGGCGGCAGGAGGCCCTGGATGCACTTAAAGAAGAATTCACGGCCGTCGATTTCCTCACCACCCGCAGTAATGTGGCTAAGCCGGAGGACCTGGACAATGCGGTTGCTGCCGTAGCGGCTGCATGGGGCGAGTTAGACATGCTCATCAACAACGCAGGTGTCGTGAGTGCCGGTCTGCTCTCCGAACTGAGCGACGAAGACATTATCAACCAGATCAACATTAACGTTACCGGACTGATCCTGTTAACCAAGAAGGCCCTCCCGCTTCTAACCAAAAGCAAGGAGGCCGCAATCATGAACATGTCTTCCGGCTACGGATACATTGCCATGCCTTTCTACAGCGTGTACGCAGCGACCAAAGCGGCCGTCGGCCAGTTCTCTGATGCGATGCGAAGAGAGCTGCACCAGTACCCGATCCATGTGATGACAGTTTATCCCTCGGCCACAGACACGGATATGATGAAGACTGCCGTGGTAAGCGAGATGGACACGGCTGAGGATGTTGCCAAAGCTGCCGTAGCAGGCCTGCTGCAGGGAGAAATTAACGTAATACTAGGTGGCAAACAGCGGGAAGAGCAAATAAAGGTAAACTTCCTGGAGCCGAAAAAGATAGACGCGTTCGCAGCCGCCAACTACGAGCAACTCAGGGAAAGAACGAAGCAGCACCGCTCCATGTAG